The following coding sequences are from one Neodiprion lecontei isolate iyNeoLeco1 chromosome 7, iyNeoLeco1.1, whole genome shotgun sequence window:
- the LOC107223553 gene encoding uncharacterized protein LOC107223553 isoform X1: MREEQAECHARVTGHVRGVAEMCSRDSATLYPTLTKTNGKNSCPKQNCHDQVGVDNHLLPTPGGRLKFFKDGKFILELSHRMDGDRTTWFPVPKKTFWPPASTTPHRHESSTSLSVSDDNSSVQSSPWQRDHCWKQAVPRRGISSQLSFYYRRYPKNRLPVHPRLLVKKRRNPHNPVSLTLNTDTNAVVSKVTRTMNGTLPGKTLAVVVDRLTRLLDPNVVSPRKRILRELERVTLGDHASKRRAAAQAPTIAAHPSSPKQLSSYSITSILGEDKPSAEPGFLRTLLRPEDKQVFKYSLSHTYPRLRMDSYVTPGGATQVNHPMYGISMLPPGPCRAPAWMPYVPPVHYPQPMPLYAPSLTRPPLSNVRRYKDYGEEPLSPSGAHFYSFYKKRNTLILFLTIICP; the protein is encoded by the exons ATGCGGGAGGAGCAAGCAGAATGTCACGCTCGGGTCACGGGTCACGTGAGGGGTGTAGCAGAAATGTGCTCGCGCGATTCTGCGACCCTCTACCCAACCCTCACAAAAACAAACGGAAAGAATTCTTGTCCTAAGCAAAATTGCCATGACCAGGTCGGCGTAGATAATCATCTACTTCCAACACCCGGGGGACGCCTCAAGTTCTTTAAGGATGGAAAGTTTATACTGGAATTGTCGCATAGGATGGATGGGGATCGTACCACTTGGTTCCCTGTGCCTAAAAAAACATTTTGGCCCCCGGCCAGCACTACACCCCATAGGCACGAAAGCTCTACGTCTCTCAGTG TGTCAGATGACAATTCATCGGTACAATCGAGCCCCTGGCAACGAGATCATTGTTGGAAGCAAGCAGTACCCAGGCGTGGCATATCTTCCCAGCTGAGTTTCTACTATCGTAGATATCCGAAGAACCGATTACCCGTGCACCCACGGCTGTTAGTCAAAAAACGGAGGAATCCCCACAATCCTGTGTCCTTGACTTTGAACACTGATACCAATGCAGTCGTTTCGAAGGTAACCCGTACAATGAATGGTACCTTGCCTGGCAAAACTTTAGCGGTCGTTGTGGATAGGTTGACCCGTCTTTTGGATCCCAATGTTGTATCACCTCGTAAAAGAATATTGCGAGAACTAGAACGAGTTACATTGGGAGATCACGCTTCGAAGCGCCGAGCAGCTGCTCAGGCACCCACCATCGCGGCGCATCCCTCCTCTCCCAAGCAACTGTCGTCTTACAGTATAACCAGCATTTTGGGAGAGGATAAGCCCAGTGCAGAGCCAGGTTTCTTGCGAACCTTACTCAGGCCTGAAGACAAGCAGGTTTTCAAGTATTCCTTGAGCCACACTTACCCCAGATTACGTATGGACAGTTACGTAACACCAGGGGGGGCAACACAGGTTAACCATCCCATGTACGGGATATCCATGCTGCCGCCCGGGCCTTGCCGAGCTCCAGCGTGGATGCCCTATGTGCCACCTGTCCACTACCCGCAGCCTATGCCTCTCTACGCACCATCCCTGACCCGGCCACCATTATCGAACGTTCGTCGCTACAAAGACTACGGGGAAGAACCGCTCTCACCTTCAGGTGCACATTTCTACTCGTTCTACAAAAAGCGGAACACTTTGATATTGTTCTTAACAATC ATATGCCCCTGA
- the LOC107223553 gene encoding uncharacterized protein LOC107223553 isoform X2 translates to MREEQAECHARVTGHVRGVAEMCSRDSATLYPTLTKTNGKNSCPKQNCHDQVGVDNHLLPTPGGRLKFFKDGKFILELSHRMDGDRTTWFPVPKKTFWPPASTTPHRHESSTSLSVSDDNSSVQSSPWQRDHCWKQAVPRRGISSQLSFYYRRYPKNRLPVHPRLLVKKRRNPHNPVSLTLNTDTNAVVSKVTRTMNGTLPGKTLAVVVDRLTRLLDPNVVSPRKRILRELERVTLGDHASKRRAAAQAPTIAAHPSSPKQLSSYSITSILGEDKPSAEPGFLRTLLRPEDKQVFKYSLSHTYPRLRMDSYVTPGGATQVNHPMYGISMLPPGPCRAPAWMPYVPPVHYPQPMPLYAPSLTRPPLSNVRRYKDYGEEPLSPSDMPLNLSKHAG, encoded by the exons ATGCGGGAGGAGCAAGCAGAATGTCACGCTCGGGTCACGGGTCACGTGAGGGGTGTAGCAGAAATGTGCTCGCGCGATTCTGCGACCCTCTACCCAACCCTCACAAAAACAAACGGAAAGAATTCTTGTCCTAAGCAAAATTGCCATGACCAGGTCGGCGTAGATAATCATCTACTTCCAACACCCGGGGGACGCCTCAAGTTCTTTAAGGATGGAAAGTTTATACTGGAATTGTCGCATAGGATGGATGGGGATCGTACCACTTGGTTCCCTGTGCCTAAAAAAACATTTTGGCCCCCGGCCAGCACTACACCCCATAGGCACGAAAGCTCTACGTCTCTCAGTG TGTCAGATGACAATTCATCGGTACAATCGAGCCCCTGGCAACGAGATCATTGTTGGAAGCAAGCAGTACCCAGGCGTGGCATATCTTCCCAGCTGAGTTTCTACTATCGTAGATATCCGAAGAACCGATTACCCGTGCACCCACGGCTGTTAGTCAAAAAACGGAGGAATCCCCACAATCCTGTGTCCTTGACTTTGAACACTGATACCAATGCAGTCGTTTCGAAGGTAACCCGTACAATGAATGGTACCTTGCCTGGCAAAACTTTAGCGGTCGTTGTGGATAGGTTGACCCGTCTTTTGGATCCCAATGTTGTATCACCTCGTAAAAGAATATTGCGAGAACTAGAACGAGTTACATTGGGAGATCACGCTTCGAAGCGCCGAGCAGCTGCTCAGGCACCCACCATCGCGGCGCATCCCTCCTCTCCCAAGCAACTGTCGTCTTACAGTATAACCAGCATTTTGGGAGAGGATAAGCCCAGTGCAGAGCCAGGTTTCTTGCGAACCTTACTCAGGCCTGAAGACAAGCAGGTTTTCAAGTATTCCTTGAGCCACACTTACCCCAGATTACGTATGGACAGTTACGTAACACCAGGGGGGGCAACACAGGTTAACCATCCCATGTACGGGATATCCATGCTGCCGCCCGGGCCTTGCCGAGCTCCAGCGTGGATGCCCTATGTGCCACCTGTCCACTACCCGCAGCCTATGCCTCTCTACGCACCATCCCTGACCCGGCCACCATTATCGAACGTTCGTCGCTACAAAGACTACGGGGAAGAACCGCTCTCACCTTCAG ATATGCCCCTGAATCTATCAAAGCACGCAGGTTGA